In the Microvirgula aerodenitrificans DSM 15089 genome, one interval contains:
- a CDS encoding chloride channel protein yields MNRRLRYYYLSWALFRRRLALWTSAILIGVAGILFMLGSRAVDALFLQVYAVSPWLSLAWTPAFFVLSIWLIRTVCPDAGGGGISQTIAALDRRGAALRDRVLTLKAAGVKLVATLIGIGAGGTFGYEGPIVHVGAALTYAIGKFNHITSEGVARSLILAGGAAGVAAAFNTPLAGIVFAIEEMHRGFEHRASGVMLIAVILSGLVTMAVFGNYDYYGVASIHFRAIGTQQIVAVILTGLICGGFGGLTARMLIAISSGSTHWIFRQRTHRPYLFAGSCGLAIAVIGLSTHGLSFGTGYEQAKLLLEGGGGQEMDYFGITKLCTLVLSQLSGVTGGMLAPSLTIGAGFGHDIGRYLPEVLPQAMVLLGMVGYFAGLSRSPLTGLVVVMEMTDSSSMVIPLMVTALLASGVSRQICRQGLYDAQARLLLLALRREQQAAADKP; encoded by the coding sequence ATGAATCGCCGCCTCCGCTACTACTATCTGTCGTGGGCCCTGTTCCGGCGCCGGCTTGCCCTGTGGACCAGCGCCATCCTGATCGGTGTGGCCGGCATCCTGTTCATGCTCGGCTCGCGCGCGGTCGATGCGCTGTTCCTGCAGGTGTACGCCGTGTCACCGTGGCTGTCGCTGGCCTGGACTCCGGCCTTCTTCGTGCTGTCGATCTGGCTGATCCGCACCGTCTGTCCCGACGCCGGTGGCGGCGGCATCTCGCAGACCATCGCCGCGCTGGACCGCCGCGGTGCGGCATTGCGCGACCGGGTGCTGACGCTGAAGGCCGCCGGGGTCAAACTGGTCGCCACGCTGATCGGCATCGGTGCCGGCGGCACGTTCGGCTATGAAGGCCCGATCGTCCACGTCGGCGCCGCGCTGACTTACGCCATCGGCAAGTTCAACCACATCACCAGCGAGGGCGTCGCCCGCAGCCTGATCCTCGCCGGCGGCGCCGCCGGTGTGGCCGCCGCCTTCAACACCCCGCTGGCCGGCATCGTGTTCGCCATCGAGGAAATGCATCGCGGCTTCGAGCACCGAGCCAGCGGCGTCATGCTGATCGCCGTGATCCTGTCCGGTCTGGTCACCATGGCCGTCTTCGGCAACTACGACTACTACGGCGTCGCCTCGATCCATTTCCGCGCCATCGGCACCCAGCAGATCGTCGCCGTCATCCTGACCGGCCTGATCTGTGGCGGCTTTGGCGGTCTGACCGCGCGCATGCTGATCGCCATCTCGTCCGGCAGCACGCACTGGATCTTCCGCCAGCGCACCCACCGCCCCTATCTGTTTGCCGGCAGCTGCGGGCTGGCGATTGCCGTGATCGGCCTGTCGACCCACGGCCTGAGCTTCGGTACCGGCTATGAACAGGCCAAGCTGCTGCTGGAAGGCGGCGGCGGCCAGGAAATGGACTACTTCGGCATTACCAAGTTGTGTACGCTGGTGCTGTCGCAGCTGTCCGGCGTAACCGGCGGCATGCTGGCACCGTCGCTGACCATCGGCGCCGGCTTCGGCCACGATATCGGCCGCTACCTGCCCGAGGTGCTGCCGCAGGCGATGGTGCTGCTCGGCATGGTCGGCTACTTTGCCGGCCTCAGCCGTTCGCCGCTGACCGGTCTGGTAGTAGTGATGGAAATGACCGACTCGTCGTCGATGGTGATCCCGCTGATGGTCACCGCGCTGCTGGCGTCCGGGGTGTCGCGGCAGATCTGTCGCCAGGGGCTGTATGACGCGCAGGCCAGGCTGCTGCTGCTCGCACTGCGGCGCGAACAGCAGGCCGCCGCCGACAAGCCTTGA
- the grxD gene encoding Grx4 family monothiol glutaredoxin yields the protein MRDVQAEIRQVITEHPVVLFMKGTAQFPQCGFSAKAVQIVKACGVDRPATVNVLEDPEVRQGIKDFSNWPTIPQLYVNGEFVGGSDIMTELFQSGELQKMIGAAA from the coding sequence ATGCGCGACGTGCAAGCCGAAATCCGCCAGGTCATCACCGAACATCCGGTGGTCCTGTTCATGAAGGGCACCGCCCAGTTCCCGCAGTGCGGCTTCTCCGCCAAGGCGGTGCAGATCGTCAAGGCCTGTGGTGTCGACCGCCCGGCCACCGTCAACGTGCTGGAAGACCCGGAAGTCCGTCAGGGCATCAAGGACTTCTCGAACTGGCCGACCATCCCGCAGCTGTACGTGAACGGCGAGTTCGTCGGCGGCTCGGACATCATGACCGAGCTGTTCCAGTCCGGCGAACTGCAAAAAATGATCGGCGCCGCCGCCTGA
- the upp gene encoding uracil phosphoribosyltransferase, whose product MNLTIVKHPLVQHKLGLLREGNISTNKFRTLTHELARLLAYEATRDFELETITIDGWNGPIEVEQIKGKKVTVVPILRAGLGMLDGVLDLVPSAKISVVGLYRNEETLEPVPYFDKFVDGLDERIALIIDPMLATGGSMVATIDLLKRKGCKSIKAIVMVAAPEGIKAVTAVHPDVQIFTASLDSHLNEHGYIIPGLGDAGDKIFGTKG is encoded by the coding sequence ATGAATCTGACCATCGTCAAACATCCGCTGGTGCAGCACAAGCTCGGCTTGCTGCGCGAAGGCAATATCAGTACCAACAAATTCCGCACGCTGACGCACGAACTCGCCCGTCTGCTGGCTTATGAGGCCACGCGCGATTTCGAGCTCGAAACGATCACCATCGACGGCTGGAACGGCCCGATCGAGGTCGAACAGATCAAGGGCAAGAAAGTCACGGTCGTACCGATCCTGCGCGCCGGTCTCGGCATGCTCGATGGCGTGCTCGACCTGGTGCCCAGCGCCAAGATCAGCGTCGTCGGCCTGTACCGCAACGAGGAAACCCTCGAACCGGTGCCGTACTTCGACAAGTTCGTCGACGGCCTCGACGAACGCATCGCCCTGATCATCGACCCGATGCTCGCTACCGGCGGCTCGATGGTCGCCACCATCGACCTGCTGAAGCGCAAGGGCTGCAAGTCGATCAAGGCCATCGTCATGGTCGCCGCGCCCGAAGGCATCAAGGCCGTCACGGCCGTGCATCCGGACGTGCAGATCTTCACCGCGTCGCTCGACAGCCATCTGAACGAACATGGCTACATCATCCCCGGCCTCGGCGACGCTGGCGACAAGATCTTCGGCACCAAGGGCTGA